The Tautonia plasticadhaerens nucleotide sequence CGTCCTGACGACCACCGCGGTCGGCGGAAAGATCGTGGACTGGATCGGCTCGATCTCTCAAGAGATCCGGCCGGATGCCCCTCCGCTGCTGCGGCGGTATACGAGGATCGACGCCGACGCGATCAACCGCCGCTTCCTCGGATGGCTCGACCGCAGGGCGGGGGAGAATCGCCCCTTCTTCGCCTTCCTCAATTACTTCGACGCCCACGACCCCTACATCGTGCCCGACGGGGCCGAGCATCGCTTCGGCGAGGCCCCCGACTCGCTCGAGGATCGCCGGTTCCTCGGGGAGTGGTGGCTCAGTCCGGGGAAGCCCGACACGCCGCCCGGCCGGGTCGACCTCCTGGTCGACGGTTATGATTCCTGCATCGCCCACCTGGACGAACGCCTCGGCGCCCTGTTCCGGGACCTCGATCGCCGGGGGCTGCTCGACGACACCATCGTGGTCGTCACCTCCGACCATGGCGAGGCCTTCGGGGAGCACGGGCTGTATGGACACGGGATCAGCCTCTTCGAGGACCAGCTCCGGGTGCCGCTGGTCCTCGTCGCCCCGGGGCGGATCCCGGCCTCGGGGACCGTCGACCAGGTCGTCAGCCTCAGGGACGTCCCGGCGACGATCCTCGACCTGGTCGACCTGCCGGGCCCCACGCTCCCGGGGTCCTCGCTCGTCCCCCTCTGGATGGCAGGGGCGGCCGTCACCTCCCCGGCGATCGCCTCGGTCGACGGGCCCGACAGCTTCCCCCCGAATTCGGGCCGGTCCCCCGTGTTCGGGGGGGCGATGGCCTCCGTCACCGACGAGACCTCGCTCAAATACATCAGGACATTCGGCCAGGTTCGCGAGGTGGAGCAGCTCTACGACCTGTGCGCCGACCCCGGTGAGCAGGTCGACCTCGCGTCCCCATTGGGTCGGCCCCTGCTCGATCGGCTCCGCGCGAAGCTCGACGCGATCGGATCGGACCCCGAGGGCGGGGGGCGTTGATTGCCAGTGAGGGTCGACCGGGGCACGGGGTCCCTCAGCGCCCCGGGAACGGCCCGTCGCGCCACGACCACTCCGGCCATCTCGTGTTCGCCGACCGCATGGTCACCTCGCCGTTGATCCAACCCGCCAGGACCAGGATCAGGGCGAACGCCGCCAGGGTGGCGAGTCCCCAGGCGACAAAACGGCCCCTGTGTTCGTCGCCGCCGGCCGTGTCCGGGAGGGCCGCTGGCCGGGGATCGGCGAAGGCGACATAGAGGATCATCAAACCGAAGATCACCCAGAAAACCAAGTGCATATCGACGTGTTCGGCCTTGCCGGGGGTGAAGAAGTACAACGCGTTCAGATTCTGGAAGAGGAGCATCGTCCCCGAGAGCCAGAGGATCGGCAGCGGGGCCCATCGGGAACGCCCCTTCAGGTGAGCCGCCAGCCAGACCGCCGCCCCCACGAAGCCGAACAGGCAGGCCGCGTCGATCATCGGCAGGATGGTCTGTGCCCACAGTTCGGGATCGGGATGTCCGCTCGACCGCAACGCCTCGGTCCACGACCTCAGCTTCTCCCCCGGGACGACCCGGGCCACCCGATGCCAGAGGGGGATCAGCCCGAGGACGAACAGGATCCCGTAGGCCGAGGACAGCGTGAAATTCCGCTCCTTCGGGGGCTCAGGATAGGGGCGGTCGACCATCCCGAACGTGAAGACGAAGCCGCCGATCAGCCCGCAGGACACCTCCATGACGTTCCAGTGGTTGATCGTGAACCCGAACTCGCCCTGCATGACATTGGCCAGGTTCCCCAGGAGTCGGCCGCCCGCCATCCCCAGTCCGAAGCCGACGTAGCCGAGCAATCCCCCCCGCAACCCGACCGGCCGGCGATTGCAGGCGAGCCAGACCAGCTGCCCGATGGCCGCCCCCATGAAGACGATCGAGCTGTTGTTCCTCGGCGGGTTGATCTGGAAGCCCAGCAGGCGGATCATCGCGAAACCGATCAGCCAGCCGCCGATGAAGATACTCCCCGCCAGCCCCAGCCAGTCGGACGTCGACATCGGCCGACGTTCCAACATCAGGCCGATCAGCGCCCCTCCGAAGGTCCCCCAGGCCGCCCCCTGGAAGAAGAGCGTGAGGAATCCGTATCCGTAATTGACGAAGGTGTCCGACTGGGCATACCCGTGGAGGATGCCGTAACTCATTGTCCCTCCGGAGCCGATCGCCAGCGCCGAGAGGGCGGCGAGGACCGGCATCCAGGAGAACAAGGATCGCTGCCCGCCGACGTAGCAGAAGGCCAGCCCGAGTGCCGCCCCGGGGTACATCGCCCCGACGTTGTGACCGAAATCCCCCCGGATTCCCCACCCCAGCCCCACGGCGAGCCCCACGAACGCACTCCTCCCGATCCGGTCAACGAGAGTCATCTCCCCTCCCCGACCTGGCGGCCCGATGGTCCGATCGCCCCAGGACGACCAGGCTATCCCCGACGGCCGACCGGGAGAAGTCGCACCCCTCCCTGCGCCGTCCCCGGCATCCCCTCACGTTCACCGAGGTGCGATTCCGGGACCCACGACCGATGCCGAGGACCCTCGCGGGGTATACAATCAGCATGACCGTCGTCACGCGACTCCCGGCAACCGGATGCGCCACCTGCCCCTGGGGGGAACACATGGGACCGGCCCCGACGTTCGTGCTCAAGGCTGCCTTGCTGATCGGCGGACTCCACTCGCCGCCGGACATCGGTCCGATGAACTTCCAGGGTTGGTTCGAGGAGGCAAGCCGGGGGCGTCTGGAGATCCCGGAACCGGTCGCCGATCGTGCCCGCCGGTTCCGCTACGTCTTCGTCCTCGGGCTGCTGAACGAACGCATGCCCGGCTACTTCGACCAGGCGGAGAAGGAGTTCCGATCCCTCGGCGTCCCGTCCGAGTCGATCCACCGGATCGCCCCCAGCTCTGATGCGACGTTCTCGGAGAACCTCGACGCGATCCGGGACGAGTTCCTCCGGATCGCCGACCTGGGCCCGGAGCCCCTCGTCGTGGTGGGCCACAGCCGGGGGGCCTGCGACGCACTCGCCTTCGCCCTGCTCGAACCGGGCTTCGTGAGCGAGCGCGTCTCGGCGCTCTTCCTCGTGCAAGGGCCCTTCGGCGGCAGCGGGGCGGCAGACTACCTCGTCGGCTCGGGCCGTCCGATCGACGAGCGGATGCCGGTCCCGGCCCGGGCCATCGCCAGGCTGATCCGGGACATCGAGTCCAGACGCCTCGATCGCGGCCAGCACGGCGGGATCGTCGACCTCACCCGAGACGCCGCCCGGACGTTCTGGGAGGAGATGCTCGAGGCCCAGGCCGAGGCGATCCCGATCGTCGGCCCGCGCACCTTCTACATCGAGTCGAGCGTCTCGCCGACGAAACATCCCCCGTTCCGCCGCCCGGTCGCCAAATATCTGGAGACCTACTACGGCCCCAACGACGGGCTCGTCGCCGCGGGCGACCAGTTCCTCCCCGAGCTCGGGCTCCGACTCGGGATGCTGGACGTCAGCCACACCGACCTGACGCACCGATTCCCGGCTGCCCGCCCCCGCCCGAGGCTCCGAGGGGCGTTCGCACGGTCGATCATCATGGCCGTCGGCGGCCAGGCGGGACCGGAACCGGACCCGACCCCGATCAGCCCGGACGTCCCAGATGATGACGGATCAATTCGGGCAGCTCGGCGGTGAACTTGCTCCGGGGGAGGACCGGGTCGCAGCCGGCGTCCCGGGCCGAGTCGAGGGCCCGGGTGTCGACGTGGGAGCCGAAGGCGATGAACGTCGACCCGGGAACGATCCCCCGATAGGCGATCAACGCCTCGGGTCGGACCAGGCCGCCCGCCGAGAGGTCGACGAAGACCACCCGGGGCCGCCATTGCTCCAGCATCGACCGCGCCAGGACCTCGGTCCCCGCCACCAGGACCCGATGCCCCAATTCCCGGGCGGTCCCGGTGATCTTGCTCGTGAAGATCAGGTCGGAGCACAGGAGGACCGCGTCCGGGCCGCCGGGCACGGGAGCGGGATCGGATTCGGTCGTCATCTCGTTGCCTATTCGGGGGTGATGGCGGGGACAGGCGGTTCTCGGGCAGACGTGGGTCTCGACGCGTCAGATCGCCTCGGGGCCGCGCTCGCCGGTGCGGATCCGGATGCAGTCTTCCAGGGGAATCACGAAGATCTTCCCGTCGCCGATCGCACCCTCCTCCCCGGTCCGGGCCGCGTCGATCAGCGCATTGATCGTCGGCTCGACGAAGTCCTCGTTCACGGCGATCTGCAGCTCGATCTTCCGCAGCAGGTTCACCGTGAACTCGTGGCCCCGGTAGACCTCCGTGAACCCCTTCTGCCTCCCGAATCCCTGGACGTCCATGACCGTGAGGCGATAGACCTCGACCTTCGACAGCGCAAGCTTGACGGCTTCCAGCTTGGTCGGCTGGATGATCGCGATGATCAGTTTCATGGGAGCACTTCCCTCGACGCGGCCGGATCCGGGGATCGGAGGCCGGCGACCCTTCGGGGGTCGCCGATGAGTCGCCTCGGATGCCGCTAACGTATCGCAATCGAGGCCGGTAGGGGAAGGGAGGTGGCCGGGGAGGTCGGACCTCGGCCGCACTCGGATCGGCCCCTGCGGGTCGTCGATCAGTTGGGCATGGGCCCGCCGAACGGGGAGTCGGACGCCGGGGGCATCGGCAGGTCGAGCGGGTCGGCCGTCGAGCCGCCGTCCGTCCCGGCGCTCGGGCTGGGGGATGCGGGAGGGCTGTCGGGCGGGGTCGAGCCGTTCGCCGGTGTCGGGCCGTTGGCCGGGGTCGGCGAGGGGGGCACGACCGAGGGGGCGCCGACCGGCCCCGAGACGATCTGGCCGGTCGACAACCCGACCGGGCCGGTGACGATCGGCTCGACGTGCATGCCGTCGTCGAACGGGAAGGTGGCCTGGTACGGATAGCCGCAATTCGGCCCGGAGCAGGGCGCCGGGAAGTCGTCGCAGGTATCGCAGTGGGCGCACCCGACCGCGACCGCCGCCATCGAGGCGGCCAGGACGAGCAGGCTGGGCCGCGACATGATTCGGTGTCCTTTCGTCGATCGGCCAGGGCTGGCCGTCCGCCTGGGCCCGGGGACCGTCGTCGGGGGCGATCGATCGGGCCGCCTGCGGCCGACCGATCCGCCCCCTCCGGGCTGCGTCCCGGGGGATTCGGAAGTCGCACTCGGGGCCCGCCGCGCAGATCCATCTGGTCCGGCGGGACTCCCCTCGCTCGACCCGGTTCATCGGCCGGCGGAAGGATCCGGGATGAACCGAAATCCCCCGGTCACCGACCTCGACGCCGGGCACTCGCCCTCCGACGGTGACGACTCGCCCGAGCACCGACGCGCCGTCGCCCCGTCCGGGGATCAGAGGACGGCGAGTTGCCCCCGCGTCACGCCGTAGTGGTTCGTGGCCTTCAGCCGCTTCCAGAGGGTCCGGGCGTCCCGCCGGCCGGAGAGGGCATCGGTATACAGCCCGATGATTCGGGCCACCGACTCGGGGGAGTCGTCCAGGAACTCCAGCCGGAGGTGCCGGAGCCCCTTGCGGACGAGGGCCGGCAGGAATTCCGCGGCCGTCTGGGGGACGGCGTTGTAGAGCGTGTTCCGACACCCCACGTCGGCGGTCAGCGGGTGCTCCATGCCGACCCGGTCGCGGAGCTTCACCTCGTGGCGGTCGCAGGGGCGCCCGCAGTTGGTCTTATCGGTGCCGGGCGAGAGGAAGGCGCAGAAGACGCAGTGCTCCATGTGGAACATGGGAATCTGCTGATGGACCACCACCTCCAGCCAGCTCGGGGGCGAGGCCCGGAGCAGGTCGAAGAGCTGGTCGGCGCTCAGGTCATACGAGGCGGTGACCCGGGTCGCCCCGCTCGCCTTGAGCCACTCGACGCTCAGGTCGTTCGCCGCATTCAGGGAGAAGTCCGCCACGAACGGGATCCGCTGGCTCGAGCAGAACGCGATCCCCCCCGCGTTTCGCACCAGCAGGCCGTCGGCCCCCTGCTTCGAGAGGTAGCGGAACAGGTTCTCCTCGCCCGGCTTCTCGATCCGGGTCGAGGCGATGAAGACGGCCGGATCCCCGGGCCCTCGACGGGCGATCGAGACCGCTTCGCCGTACCGCTTGATATCCTGGAAATCCAGGTAGATTGTCCCGATCCCGGACCCGCGGGCCGCTTCGACCTGCTCGACCGTCCGGCAAAGCGCCGACCACGCCGGCTCGGACTGCCCGGGGGGGCCCTCCGCCTCGGCCCGAGAACGGATGGCCTCCCGCAGACCCGGCAGGACGGGAGCCTCGGCGATCGCCCGCACGGGGGCCAGGGATGCGATCTCGTCCAGTCGGGCCACGAGCGCCCTGCGCAGCTCATTCAGGAGGCCCAGGGGCACCATCGGGCTCCCGTCGATCGTCGCCTCCAGGTCCCCGAGCCGATAGTTCGTCCCACCCATCCGGTCGAGCTGGCCTCGAATCGCGACTGCGTCGGCCGGCCTCGTCCGGGCGACCTCGAGGGGCCGCCCCGAGTCGACCCGGGCGTGAATCCCGGTTGCAGTGCTCGCTTCGATCGCCAGTGGCTCACCGGCGACCGCGCGGACGCGGAGGTCCAGTCGCACCGTCCGCCTCGGTCCCCCCTCGTGCGATCGCTTCAGCGACCTGGACAGCTCTGGATCGTCCGTCTTCCAGAGCCGTTGCCCGGGGACAATCCGATCGAGATCCAGGTCTCGGCGGCCGAAGCCGATCGACGCCGGTCCATCGATGAAGTCCTCGGCCCATCCCGGACGATCGGGACGCCCCGTCCCCTTCGCCGGCCGGTCGACCTCGTAGACGCGTCCCCCCTGCTCCGGCGCCCCTCGGCCCGGGTCCGCATCGAACACGACACCGTCGCCCGGCTTCACCGGTGAGGAGAGTTCGACCAGGACCCGGTTGCCGACCACGCTCGCCACCTCGCCGACGAGGACCCCTCGCTTCTTGGCGTAGTCGCCCCGGACGAGCACCTTGTGGTTATTCCCGTCCAGGAACCCGTGGCTGAATCCCCGGGAGAAGGTCATCTCCATCTCGTAGATGTCCCGGTCGCCGATCGGGTCGGGCCGAGCCTCGGCCGCAGCGTCGATCGCCTTGCGGTAATTCCGGGTGATCGTGGCGACGTAGTCCGGGGACTTGAGCCTCCCTTCGATCTTCAGGCTGGAGACGCCCAGCTCCACCAGCTTCGGCACGAGGTCGAAGGCGGCGAGATCCTGCGGGCTGAGCAGGTAGGAGATGTCTCCCAGGTCGACCCGCTCGCCGTCCTGGATTACCTCGTACTCCATCCGGCACGCCTGCGCGCACTCCCCCCGGTTGGCGGATCGACCGCCGAGCGCCTCGCTCGTCAGGCACTGGCCCGAGTAGGCGACGCAGAGCGCCCCGTGGACGAAGACCTCCACCGGCAGGCTCGCCTGCTCACGGATCCGGGCGATCTCCCGGACCGACAACTCCCGGGCCAGGATCACCCGGGAGCAGCCCAGGTCTTCGGCCATCCTGACGCCCGAGGCGCTCGTGATCGACATTTGCGTCGAGGCGTGGATCTCCAGATCCGGCGTGACCGCCCGGATCAGCCTCGCCAGGCCGATGTCCTGTACGATTGCCGCGTCGACCCCCGCCGCCGTCACCCTCCGGACGATCCCCTCCAACCCTTCCAGCTCCCCGGGGAACGCCAACGTATTCAGGGTGACGTAGCCCCGGACTCCCCTCTGGTGCAGGAGGGCCATCACCTCGGGCAGCTCCTCCAGGCCGAAATTCGCCGCCCTCGCCCTCGCGTTATGGCCCCGGAGGCCGAAATAGACGGCATCCGCGCCGTTCTCGATCGCGGCGACGAGGCACGCGCGGTCTCCCGCCGGCGCGAGCAGCTCGGGACGGTGCCGCGGGGAGGATCGGGGATCGCTCTGGGTATCGATGGTGGCCACGCGTTCGGTTCGATCCGGCAAGGAGGACGGGGAGGGGCACCCCTCGGGGCCCGGGCGCTTCCATCTTTCGTCATCGACCGATCGTACGGCAAGCCGGGTCCACGCCGATTGTCGGGATGTTTGACAATTGCCGATCGGGGCGTCAGATTGGACGTTGCGTCCGCCGTCCGCTGCGATCGGCTCGGTCGCCGGCCCGACGGACGGACCCGGCCCGCCGAGCCTCCCCGGAGGTCGCCCATGCGTCCGGCCCCCGTGCGTGTCCCGCGCCCCGCCGCGACCGGAATCCTCCTGGCGATCCTGGCCCCGATCGGGCTCGCTCGGGGCCAGGACGCCCCGGGATCGTCCGGGCCGCTCCCACCGCCCGCCGATCGATCGGTCGATTTCCTGGTCGACATCAAGCCGATCCTCGACGCCCGATGCGTCTCCTGCCACGGCGCAGAGCGGCAGAAGTCGGGGCTCAGGCTCGACCAGAAGGCCGGCGCGATGGCCGGGGGCGACCTCGGCCCGGCGATCGAGCCCGGGGCCGGGGCCGACTCGTTGCTGATCCACAGGGTCGCCGGATTCGAGGGCGAGTCGATCATGCCCCCGACCGGGGCCCCGCTCTCTCCCCAGGAAGTCGGCCTGCTCCGAGGCTGGATCGACCAGGGGGCGACATGGTCTGAGGCGGGGGCGGGAGGCGGATCGAGGCGTCCGAGCGACCACTGGGCCTTCCGGCCGATCGAACCGGATCCGCCCCCCGATGTTCGGGATGAGGGTTGGGTCCGCAGCCCGATCGACCGATACGTGCTCGCCCGGTTGGAGTCGGCGGGGATTTCCCCGTCTCGGGAGGCCGACCGGGCCACGCTCATCCGCCGCCTCTCGCTCGACCTGACCGGGCTGCCTCCCAGCCCCGAGGAGGTCGACGCCTTCGAGGCCGACGACTCCCCGGCATCCTACGAGGCGTTCGTCGACCGCCTCCTCGCCAGCCCCCACTTCGGGGAGCGCTGGGGCCGCCACTGGCTCGACCTCGCCCGCTACGCCGACAGCGACGGCTACGAGAAGGACCGGCCCAGGCCGGAGGCCTATCGCTTCCGGGATTGGGTCATTGCCGCGATCAACCGCGACCTCCCCTTCGACCGGTTCACGATCGAGCAGCTCGCCGGCGACCTCCTCCCCGACGCCTCGCCCGACCGGCTCACCGCCGCCGGCTTCCACAGGAACACCCTGACGAACACGGAGGGGGGTGTCGACGCGGAGGAGTTCCGCGTCGCCGCCGTGATCGACCGCGTGAACACCACCGGCTCCGTCTGGCTCGGCCTCACCGTCGCCTGCGCCCAGTGTCACACCCACAAATACGACCCCATCACCCGGCGCGAATATTACCAGCTGTTCGCCTTCTTCAATTCGGCCGACGAGGCCGACCGGCCGATCGAGTCGGGCTCGTCGAGCGTCCGGGATGCCGGGACGGAGGGCGACGAGCCCGGCCCCCGAATCCGGACCTTCGTCGAGCAAGCCGGGGAGGATCGCCGGGAGAGCCGGATCCACATCCGGGGCGACTTCCTCCGGCCCGGCGAGCCGGTCGAGCCCGGCACCTTCGAGGTTCTGCCCCCGCTGCCGGAAACGGGGGGGCGGCCGGATCGGCTGGACCTGGCCGAGTGGGTGGTCGACCCCGAGAACCCGTTGACGGGCCGGGTCGCCGCCAACCGCGTCTGGCACCACCTGTTCGGCCGGGCACTGGTCACCTCGATGGACGACTTCGGCACCCGGGGCGAGTCGCCGAGCCACCCCGAGCTGCTCGACTGGCTGGCCTCGGAATACCGCAGGCTGGGCTGGAGCCGCAAGGGGTTGATCCGGGCCATCGTCCGGTCGTCGACGTATCGCCAGGCCTCGGCGGTCCGCCCCGAACTGCGGGAAGTCGACCCGGAGAACGTCCTCCTCGCCCGGCAGAACCGGATCCGGCTCGAGGCGGAGGTGATCCGGGATCTGGCGCTCGCCGTCGGCGGCCTGCTCTCGACCGAGGTCGGCGGGCCCAGCGTCTTCCCGCCGCAGCCCCCCGGCATCTCCGAGCTGACCTATGCCAGCAGTGCCCGATGGGAGGAGAGCAGCGGCCCCGACCGCCACCGACGCGGCCTCTACACCTTCTTCCGTCGCACCAGCCCCTACCCGATGCTCACCACCTTCGACGCTCCCGACGCCAACGTCTGCGCGGTGAAGCGGTCCACCTCCAACACGCCGCTCCAGGCCCTGACGCTGCTCAACGACGCCGCCTTCGTCGAGGGCGCCCGGGCCCTCGGCCTCCGGGCCTTGCGGGAGGATCCCTCGCTGGCCGCCTTACGGGCCTTCAGGCTCGCCCTGGGGAGGGAGCCGACCGTCGAGGAACTGGAGATCCTCGACGGACTCCGTGCCTCGCTCCTCCACGCCCTTCAGGCCGACGCCGGATCCGTCCATGCCCTGCTCGGGGGCGAGGTCCCCCCGCACGGGATCGGCCGTGCCGAGGCCGCCGCGATCGTCGCCACCTCCCGGGCGATCCTCAACCTCGACGAGTTCATCACCCGGGAATGACGGGCCGGGTCCGGGCCGCCGGGCCCGGCCGATCGACCTCCCCTCGGAGCCCCCGATGCACCCGATCCAAGAGGCC carries:
- a CDS encoding PSD1 and planctomycete cytochrome C domain-containing protein; this translates as MRPAPVRVPRPAATGILLAILAPIGLARGQDAPGSSGPLPPPADRSVDFLVDIKPILDARCVSCHGAERQKSGLRLDQKAGAMAGGDLGPAIEPGAGADSLLIHRVAGFEGESIMPPTGAPLSPQEVGLLRGWIDQGATWSEAGAGGGSRRPSDHWAFRPIEPDPPPDVRDEGWVRSPIDRYVLARLESAGISPSREADRATLIRRLSLDLTGLPPSPEEVDAFEADDSPASYEAFVDRLLASPHFGERWGRHWLDLARYADSDGYEKDRPRPEAYRFRDWVIAAINRDLPFDRFTIEQLAGDLLPDASPDRLTAAGFHRNTLTNTEGGVDAEEFRVAAVIDRVNTTGSVWLGLTVACAQCHTHKYDPITRREYYQLFAFFNSADEADRPIESGSSSVRDAGTEGDEPGPRIRTFVEQAGEDRRESRIHIRGDFLRPGEPVEPGTFEVLPPLPETGGRPDRLDLAEWVVDPENPLTGRVAANRVWHHLFGRALVTSMDDFGTRGESPSHPELLDWLASEYRRLGWSRKGLIRAIVRSSTYRQASAVRPELREVDPENVLLARQNRIRLEAEVIRDLALAVGGLLSTEVGGPSVFPPQPPGISELTYASSARWEESSGPDRHRRGLYTFFRRTSPYPMLTTFDAPDANVCAVKRSTSNTPLQALTLLNDAAFVEGARALGLRALREDPSLAALRAFRLALGREPTVEELEILDGLRASLLHALQADAGSVHALLGGEVPPHGIGRAEAAAIVATSRAILNLDEFITRE
- a CDS encoding sulfatase; the encoded protein is MNSFHVIRSGADPQEPRAGGDSPCSTGPRPGGLIALAAWLGLIAGASELAAFLLKARSGEVWPYLGMIRAYPWMIPLVDSALLTMLVLPIAAMSAAWPRTRESLGPILLLAAAMLPTLIVLTPGIHLGALALVALGLSSVIVPAARRRSKWVARLVRFSTPILLLALLAVITWRNGRVGAAGATEAMGNGPNVLMIVLDTVRFDHLSLDGSGYPRPTSPVLAAFAREGVSLTGARSTAPWTLPSHASLMTGKWASQACHGRYGAMEPDGTTLAEALAARGYDTAGFVANTYYCTYSTGLSRGFSRYEDLTVTLSTVLTTTAVGGKIVDWIGSISQEIRPDAPPLLRRYTRIDADAINRRFLGWLDRRAGENRPFFAFLNYFDAHDPYIVPDGAEHRFGEAPDSLEDRRFLGEWWLSPGKPDTPPGRVDLLVDGYDSCIAHLDERLGALFRDLDRRGLLDDTIVVVTSDHGEAFGEHGLYGHGISLFEDQLRVPLVLVAPGRIPASGTVDQVVSLRDVPATILDLVDLPGPTLPGSSLVPLWMAGAAVTSPAIASVDGPDSFPPNSGRSPVFGGAMASVTDETSLKYIRTFGQVREVEQLYDLCADPGEQVDLASPLGRPLLDRLRAKLDAIGSDPEGGGR
- a CDS encoding response regulator transcription factor — protein: MTTESDPAPVPGGPDAVLLCSDLIFTSKITGTARELGHRVLVAGTEVLARSMLEQWRPRVVFVDLSAGGLVRPEALIAYRGIVPGSTFIAFGSHVDTRALDSARDAGCDPVLPRSKFTAELPELIRHHLGRPG
- a CDS encoding alpha/beta fold hydrolase, coding for MGPAPTFVLKAALLIGGLHSPPDIGPMNFQGWFEEASRGRLEIPEPVADRARRFRYVFVLGLLNERMPGYFDQAEKEFRSLGVPSESIHRIAPSSDATFSENLDAIRDEFLRIADLGPEPLVVVGHSRGACDALAFALLEPGFVSERVSALFLVQGPFGGSGAADYLVGSGRPIDERMPVPARAIARLIRDIESRRLDRGQHGGIVDLTRDAARTFWEEMLEAQAEAIPIVGPRTFYIESSVSPTKHPPFRRPVAKYLETYYGPNDGLVAAGDQFLPELGLRLGMLDVSHTDLTHRFPAARPRPRLRGAFARSIIMAVGGQAGPEPDPTPISPDVPDDDGSIRAARR
- a CDS encoding U32 family peptidase, which translates into the protein MATIDTQSDPRSSPRHRPELLAPAGDRACLVAAIENGADAVYFGLRGHNARARAANFGLEELPEVMALLHQRGVRGYVTLNTLAFPGELEGLEGIVRRVTAAGVDAAIVQDIGLARLIRAVTPDLEIHASTQMSITSASGVRMAEDLGCSRVILARELSVREIARIREQASLPVEVFVHGALCVAYSGQCLTSEALGGRSANRGECAQACRMEYEVIQDGERVDLGDISYLLSPQDLAAFDLVPKLVELGVSSLKIEGRLKSPDYVATITRNYRKAIDAAAEARPDPIGDRDIYEMEMTFSRGFSHGFLDGNNHKVLVRGDYAKKRGVLVGEVASVVGNRVLVELSSPVKPGDGVVFDADPGRGAPEQGGRVYEVDRPAKGTGRPDRPGWAEDFIDGPASIGFGRRDLDLDRIVPGQRLWKTDDPELSRSLKRSHEGGPRRTVRLDLRVRAVAGEPLAIEASTATGIHARVDSGRPLEVARTRPADAVAIRGQLDRMGGTNYRLGDLEATIDGSPMVPLGLLNELRRALVARLDEIASLAPVRAIAEAPVLPGLREAIRSRAEAEGPPGQSEPAWSALCRTVEQVEAARGSGIGTIYLDFQDIKRYGEAVSIARRGPGDPAVFIASTRIEKPGEENLFRYLSKQGADGLLVRNAGGIAFCSSQRIPFVADFSLNAANDLSVEWLKASGATRVTASYDLSADQLFDLLRASPPSWLEVVVHQQIPMFHMEHCVFCAFLSPGTDKTNCGRPCDRHEVKLRDRVGMEHPLTADVGCRNTLYNAVPQTAAEFLPALVRKGLRHLRLEFLDDSPESVARIIGLYTDALSGRRDARTLWKRLKATNHYGVTRGQLAVL
- a CDS encoding P-II family nitrogen regulator, coding for MKLIIAIIQPTKLEAVKLALSKVEVYRLTVMDVQGFGRQKGFTEVYRGHEFTVNLLRKIELQIAVNEDFVEPTINALIDAARTGEEGAIGDGKIFVIPLEDCIRIRTGERGPEAI